The Aspergillus fumigatus Af293 chromosome 5, whole genome shotgun sequence nucleotide sequence GAACTTACCGGCTACACTCAATTACCTCAACAGTTCGCTATCGCTTACCACCAGTGTCGTTGGAACTATGTCACGGACGAGGATGTCAAGGAAGTTGATCGCAAGTTTGACAAGTATCAGATCCCTTACGATGTGATTTGGCTTGACATTGAGTACACGGATGACCGGAAGTACTTTACCTGGGACCCTCTGAGTTTTCCTGACCCGAAGGGTATGGAAGAGCAGCTTGATGACTCCGAGCGCAAACTCGTTGTGATCATTGACCCGCACATTAAAAACAAGGAAGGATACTCCATCTCTGAAGAGCTGAAGGGCAAGGATCTGGCTATTAAGAACAAGGGCGGGGAGACCTACGACGGCTGGTGTTGGCCTGGTTCATCTCACTGGGTGGACTGCTTCAATCCCGAAGCAATCAAATGGTGGACCGGCTTGTTCAAGTACGACAAATTCAAGGGCACCCAGCCAAACGTCTTTATTTGGAATGACATGAATGAGCCCTCTGTCTTCAATGGACCGGAAACCACTATGCCCAAAGACAATATCCACTATGGCAACTGGGAACACCGCGACGTGCATAATGTCAACGGACTGACCTTTATCAACGCAACATACAATGCCTTACTGGAGCGGAAGAAAGGCGTGGTTCGTCGGCCCTTCGTCTTGACCCGATCATTCTACGCCGGGGCTCAACGGGTATCTGCTATGTGGACGGGAGACAATCAAGCCACCTGGGAACATCTGGCCGCATCCTTGCCTATGGTATTGAATAACGGCATTGCCGGGTTCCCGTTTGCCGGTGCCGATGTTGGCGGGTTTTTCCAGAACCCAAGCAAGGAACTTTTGACCCGGTGGTATCAGGCCGGCATTTGGTATCCCTTCTTCCGTGCCCATGCGCACATTGACACTCGCAGACGAGAGCCCTACTTGATCGCTGAGCCATTCAGGTCGATCATATCCCAGGCTATCCGTCTGAGATATCAACTGCTGCCTGCATGGTACACTGCTTTTCATGAAGCTTCGGTGAATGGAATGCCTATTGTTCGGCCCCAGTATTATGTCCACCCGGCGGACGAACAAGGCTTTGCCATTGATGACCAACTCTACCTTGGATCTACTGGCCTGCTGGCCAAACCTGTGGTTGTGGAGGGTGCCACCACTACAGATATCTACATCGCTGACGATGAGAAGTACTACGATTACTATGATTTTACTGTCTACCAAGGAGCGGGCAGGAGACATACGGTGCCTTCCCCCATTGAGAAGGTCCCATTGTTGATGCAAGGAGGTCATATTATCCCTCGCAAGGACCGCGCACGTCGTAGCAGCGGGCTGATGAGATGGGATCCTTATACACTTGtgatcgtcctcgacaaGAACGGGAAGGCCGAAGGCACACTCTatgttgatgatggggagTCGTTCAACTACCAGCAGGGTGCATACATACACCGTCGCTTCAAATTTGAAAAATCTACCCTTTTGTCGGAAGACATCGGCACCAAGGGTTCGAAGACAGCCGAATACCTGAAGAGCATGACGAATGTGCGGGTTCAAAAGGTGGTTGTTGTCGACGCTCCCAAGGAGTGGCAGGGAAGGACGTCTGTGACCGTCATCGAAGACGGTGCAAAGATGGCTTCTACCGCACCCTTGGAGTATCACGCCCAGCAGGCAGGCAAGGCTGCGTATGCTGTCGTGAAGAAACCCGATGTTGGCATTGGAAAGACATGGAAGATTGAATTCTAAAGTTTGTGTTAAACGGGAGTATATACACATGATTGGAATGACAAACATACACTATGCAAAGTGAATGATACTCTGTTTATCTGCGTTCCACGGTACTCGTGCGGAGCAGACAggaataataatattattgATTTCGAAGCTCAAAActcatctcatctcatctcatAACTACAGTATACCGTCGCATGTGATGCCTGAAGCTCCAGGCAATGAGGGCTTCATGGGGTACCCTAAACCGGAATAGGTAAGCACACTGGGGCAGCTGAGCTAAGCAGATCCGCTGGCAAAGCCAAAACAAGACAAGACGCTTTCGGCACTGGCATATGTTTTCCCAAGGAGTTTATTCGTGATTGATCTCTGTAGTAGTGCTTGGCTTTGTCCCCGTTTTATGATTTTGCGCATTGCGATACGCCAACAAACGTCTTGAATTTAACCTGCTCGATATAATCAACGTCCTCGTTCCATGAAGAGCTCTTAAGTCCATTGGATTCTGTCGCACCCTCTGCTCGACCATCTCCGTCTTTGGTGAACCCCTATATCATCGCTCAATCATCCTCGCGAAATTCCGCGAGATCCCGCTTACTGCAGAGAATCCCCAGCAAGCGATTCAATCAACTACGACAACCTCTTCTGGACATCGAATACTCTTTTTCACTGATCGGATACACCATGTATCTCATATCGCTGGCTCTTGAATATGGAGCCCCCTTGTTGTTCGTCCCCATTTATCGTAACTCAGACTCTCGAGAGCTGCGACTCGGGCCTTGAAGTGGCATTGGAATACTAACTGCGGACATGCGTATGAAATAGTCTTATTACGTCCCCTATCACGTCCTATACGGATCAGATCCTCAGTATACATCGGTCAAGGAATTCGGGGGGGTTCTCTCTCGATATCCCTTTGATCATGCTCGTCGCATCCATCCTGAAGTAAGCAGGGCACTTGTGTTAGCCGCGGCTGGCTCATCTCAATGCACGATGACGTTAACATTCCTGTCATTAGGGTGTTTTACTGGTTTGGCCACTACTACTCGCTCTCGCTGCTCGTACAAGCCGTGATTATGATTGGGGTCCAGATCGTCTTGCTCAAAGTTGCCCTGGATAACCGGCCGTCTCCAGGAGTCAAGAATAGCGTGGAGCATGTTCCGTTTAGCAATTTGGATGAGAAGGGTTTTGCCAGACCATACGAATTCTGGCAGTGGAAGTCCGCAAAGCCGTAAGTTTTGTTCCCGATCGCTTTCTAAACGAGGTATGCAGGTTTGATGCTAACGGACTTTGGGTCTACATAGGTACTGGATGTTCCTGGCCTATTTTGTCGGGGCGCTATCATTCGTCCAGATCCTTCTGCCGCCCATTGCTCGGTCGGACTTCTATGTGAGCCTCCTGGGATATGCTGGTCTGGCTGTAGAAGCTATCCTCCCACTCCCTCAGATAGTTGCCAATCACCGGACTCGTTCGTGCAAAGGATTTCGGGTTTCGGTGTTGGCAGCTTGGATTCTTGGTGATGTGATGAAAATGAGTtacttcttctgcagcaaaGAGGTGATTCCCTGGGCTTTTCGCCTATGCGGTATGTTCCAGTGCGCCTGTGATCTCTACCTCGGGGTACAATTCTGGATGTATGCGCGGCATACACTCAGGGCTGCGGGCGGCCCTAGGCATAACACTGCCAGCTGGCCAGCCGGGGAGAAAGACATACGGATGACCTAAGTTATGATGACAGCTTGTCAATAATGCCCACGAGAGCATGATGCATTGTAGATATACTTAATACAGACCTTGCGCAGGAGGTCAACTTAATATAGATAGGTAGAACGAATAGACATAATCACGATTGAGCTAATTTCAATGGTATTGGAGTACTTTTCCTCGCCATTAATAATCATTTGATCATTTGACTTGATTGATCCGGATGACAGGCTTTACTTCCACTGTTACGTGACTCCTGCTGATACCTGCTAGTGCGGGCCATTCATCCATTAATGATACAATCGGCTCCCCGCGGTTACCCCGCTGCTTAGGAAAACAAGCTTCAAGTTGTCTCGACTCGTCAAAAGGGAGAGGTCAAATAAAAAGTAACATCACTATCGCTCGCCTATTCCTGGCGACAGACCATACCTACTAACTACAATCATGGCCTCAATCCGAATTGGCTACGTGCCTGGTAAGCCATCCTTCCCTGTCATGGgcttcattttctccattGTCTGCTCCGGTTGTCGTTTGACATGCTCGACGCAACCTGTGGTGCCCATCATTCCGTTACATAAAATATGCTCAATCGACAATAGACTGACATTGCATATTTATCGCGATACCTAAATTTGAATCCGTCTCTGACAATATGTAGAGCACTACCTCGCTCCTCTCCACCTGGCCCTTCGCTCGCCAGCAGcctcctctcttccattTAAGACCACCTTGGTTCCATTCCCTTCAGGAACGGGCCACATGATCACATCTCttcgggagaaggagattgatgttGCAATTGGGCTGACCGAGGGATGGATTGCTGGATTGGCTGGTaagcagcaggctcagaAGGATGCTGCCTCGGGGGGTTACAAGGTGGTTGGCCATTGGGTTGATACACCGCTGCGGTGGGCCATTGTCACCGGCCGGGAAAGAGAGGAGCTTCACACTGTGGCAGATCTGAAGGATAAGAGAGTTGGTGTCAGTCGCATCGGAAGGTCAGCTGGGTTGCTTTGGACGTGGTTCCTCCGGAGATAGATGACTGATGTGTCTCACAGTGGCTCCCACATCATGTCCTTCGTGCTGGCTCAGAAGCAAGGTTGGAAGCCTGATTCATTGACACCGGCTGTCCTTGGTCCGTTCCAGGCTTTGCGGAATGGGGTCACGGGATACAATGCCTCGCACCCTGATCAGGCCACGCCCGCGGCTGAGTTCTTCATGTGGGAGCATTTTACCACGAAGCCGTACTTCCACGCGGACGCGGACAAGCCGCACCCGccactgaagaagatcggGGAGATTTTCACCCCATGGCCATCCTGGCTTATTGTCGCGTCCACCTCGGTCTTCCCTGACCCCGAACATGACGAGAAACTGAAGCAATTGTTTCAGGTGCTGGACCAAGGTATCAAGGATTTCCAGGCCGACCATGATAACGTCGTGAGGCTTCTGGGTACAGGAGAATTGGGATGCACGTacgttgaagaagatgcaaagGAGTGGCTGAAGGATGTCAGATTTACCAGCAGTACAAGGGGTGTGGACCGGAAGGTTGTAGACGGGGTTGTGGACGTCCTCAAGGTTGCTGGGGTCATTGACCCTGGGATGTCGAACGATGAAGCCGCCGAGAGGGTGATTGGCATTCCACGGTGATCTCTTAGGGCCGTGTGGGTTACAAGCATGATATGTTTTTAAATCCTGAGTAGGCCAAAAGTTATATCAGACACATAACCCAGTCTTTCTTCGAAACTACACGCGGCGCTTTCCACTAATGTCCCGCGAGGAAGCATCACAGGGAGCATGGTAGCGCGGTTCCATGCCTCTCTTGTTACCGTCATAGGTCTGATTCTGTGAGTATCTCAAGCAGCTAGCACAGCACGTGGCTAGATGCTCGAAATATCCTCTAATGAGAATCCATACGTGTAGGCAAGCATAGCAGCGCGTCGATCTCCAATGCTGATTCTTCGATAATTGACAATCGACGATCTTGTGACGGCGGAGATCTGATGCAAAACGGCGTTCACCATTTCACTGACGAACAGCGCACTACATTTAGTCCATACCATCAATTTCTATCTGAGCTTCCGCAGCTACGGCGTCGTCAGCATATGTCGTCAGTGGTCACTGTTATTGAAAGCATAGAACCCGAAACAGAAAGTCCAGCATTCCTCAGGCAACATGAGTCCTCCGAACAATCAATCCTCTGGAATGCCATGGCCCATATCTGTACCAATCGGGGCCACTGAATACCTGAAAAACAGGATTATTGATATGATTTGGCATTCTGTTTTGAAGAGCTGACAGTCTGACACTTTTGAAGATCAAAGGCACCAAGAGGATGGAATGTCTGGTCAATCGAAGGGGGAACCGGCTCAGTCAACAGATATTGGCATTGGCAATAATGGCAAATAAGAAGCTATAAGTATGTCTGTCATTTTCCATTCGGCTGATAGCTTGACTGAGCACTGAGATCCATTCTGTCAGGTCATCCAGTGTGCATTTGGATCTCGGGGGCTTGCCTTCAGGCCCCGTCCTATCTTTTAAATACTGCCTGCCTACATTCTCTTGACTTCGTGGGCAAGCATTTTATGCTTTAACTAGAATACTTCAATCTGTCAGTCCTTTTCACCATGTCTTTATTAGCACAACTGCTTGCATTgacggcagcggcagcttcTCTGGAAAGAGTGTATGCCAAACTTGAtctctcgtcttcctcgaACGTGGCAGTATACTGGGGTATGTCTCAGCCTTTGGGTGATGCTGGAAATCTTGGATTGATCTGGTAAACGCGTTATCGATCGCAGGTCAGAATTCTTTCCGGGGTACTGGAGATTTGGCGCAGCAGCGTCTTTCATACTACTGTGATGGTGAGTCATTCATGTTTGGGTATTTCCAGGTCAATGTGCTGATGGAAACTTCATTAGACCCTAAGATAGATGTATGGGATGGTATAAAGCTCAGAATGATGTCTCAGCTCACGATGCCTTTAGGTTTTTGAACTCGCATTTCTCATAAGAATCAACGGCCAGGGTGGCGTTCCTGAAGTCAACTTTTCTAATGCGAACGACAATTGTACACTCTTCAAAGATACCAACCTTCTCAAATGCCCTCAGATTGGGTGAGCTCCGCGCTGTTGTGCCTTTTTACAACGGAAACGCTAACAGCCCGCCCATTCAGGGAGGATATTACGACGTgccagaagaaaggaaagaccATTCTGCTTTCTATTGGCGGGGCCACATACAGTGAAGGAGGATTCAGTTCAGAACCCGCTGCAAAGGCCGGCGCCGAATTGGTCTGGCAGACCTTTGGACCGCCCTCCATCAACGCGACGGCCCATCGGCCGTTCGGGAATGCGTCGGTAGACGGATTCGACTTTGACTTCGAGGCCTCCGTCAGTAATGTTGCTCCCTTCGCGAACAGGCTTCGTGAATTGATGGATGCCGATCACCGCAGAGATTATTTCTTGACGGCTGCACCCCAATGTCCGTACCCTGACGCTGCCGATAAGGATATACTCAACGGTCCGGTGTCCGTTGACGCTGTGTTCGTTCAGTTCTACAACAACTGGTGCGGATTGAATTCTTTTGAGGCCGGAGAGAGCAAGCAGAACAGCTTCAACTTCGAGGTCTGGGACAACTGGGCCAAGACGGTTTCTCTGaacaagaaggccaaggtaTTCCTGGGCGTGCCGGCGAACACTGGCGCTGCAGGCTCAGGCTACGTGCCTGTAGATACCCTGAAGCCGATCATCGAATACAGCAAGAAGTTTAGCAGTTTTGGCGGCGTGATGATGTGGGATGTCACCCAGGCCTACGGCAACACGGGCTTCCTTGACGGTGTCGCCCAGGCGCTGGGCAAGACGGCGTCCCACGTTCGTCGCTCGTGCCGCTATCGTCCTTACGGCTGGTTTTGAAGGTCCGCAGAGGTTGCTTGAACCTCGGTTGTGACGTTTCTTACCTGCACATGTTTGGTCGAAGGTCGGCACATGGAGGGGTTTACTGTTTATATGTCTATTTTCGCCATGTTCATTTCGAAGTGATTGATGTACTGCTGAATGGTTGTATATAGTTATATTCACTATTTTAGTCAATAGGGCTATCGCCTTGACTGTGGAGTCAACTGGAATGCGACTTCTAAATagttcatcatcctggaAGATATATTGTGCTTGTTGTCTCTCCACAGGCCATTTACTCTATATTGCACTAAGAAGACCAAATGAAAACACTTTGGTGTCCttctgtctactccgtactttgcAAACAGGGCTCAGGTTCACTTGGAAAGTAGGCTGGCTGACTACTGGAAGATGTGTAGCTGGTGGTGGGTGGGACGAACTATTGATTCAGCCCTGCCGATCTTCCTGCAGGTATTGCGTCCCCGaccctacggagtagactggATACACGATTGCGAACTTGCGGTACCAGCCAGCCCCTGTTTAATGCATTCTCTACTTCATTGAAGCTGATCATCCCTCAATAGTCAGTACCACTCTGCTGTGGAGCTACTACGTATACAGACTGCCAGCCAGCCTGTGGATAACCTCATGAGTAAACCAAAGTGGATAtcaggaagaaaaagaaatatgACAGACCCGCCCGTGCTGACTATGCTATACCATCGACATTCAAATTCTCGTCCTGGCGAGCAGATGTCGATCTATTttccagccagccactacAGCTGGGGTTCTTTCCTTGGCTGAACTCTGAagccagaaaaaaaaaaaaaaaaaaagaaaagaaaaggatgGATGCACGATGTCGTCGTGTCGATTGCGATCCCGACCACCTACTTAAGTATCTTGGATCGTGCTTCTGGCCCTGCCTGCTGAGATCACCTATTTAAGCGGTCCTTGAGCCCGGGTGGATAGGTAGAAGTTTCCCAGGTCgctgttcctcctccatcgctTCTCTACCGCATCGTCAGGATGGCTCCCAAGTCTCTTCTGtacaccatcttctcctcccttgCCGTCGCTCTGGCGGCGTCAGTCCCCCACACTGACTATGAGGTGATGATAATCGGTGGAGGCCCCTCTGGCCTGAGCGCCGCCAGTGGTTTGTCGCGGGTGCGCCGGAAGAACATCGTGTTCGACTCAGGCGAGTATCGTAATGGTCCGACAAGGAACATGCACGATGTCATTGGCAACGACGGTAGCTGTCCCCATTTCCCAGCTTTCTAGCGGCTGTGCAAACTAACGTCGGTCTTCGCAGGCGCCGTCCCCAGCGACTTCCGCGCACTTGCCCGCAACCAAATCTCCAAGTACAACCAGACGACCTGGGTGAACGAAAAAGTCGACTCGGTCCGCGTCATCACCGACGAGGAGCGAAACACCACCTACTTCCGCGCCTCGGTAGCCGGCGAAACCTACACAGCCCGCAAGCTCATCCTCGGCACCGGCATGAAGGACATCCTGCCGGAGACGCCCGGGCTGGACGAAGCCTGGGGGAAAGGCGTGTACTGGTGCCCCTGGTGCGACGGGTGGGAGCACCGCGACCAGCCTTTCGGGATCCTGGGCTCCCTCGTCGACGTCGTGGGCAGCGTGCTGGAAGTGTACACGCTCAACACGGACATCATCGCCTTCGTGAACGGCACGCAGACTCCCAAGGCTGAGGCCAAGCTGGCGGAGAAGTACCCCAACTGGAAGAAGCAGCTCGAGGCGTACAACATCGTGCTGAACAATGAGACTGTCAAGTCCATTGAGCGCGTGCAGAACGGTGAGGACGTCTATGATGACCAGGGCCGCCAGTTCGATATCTTCAGGGTTAACCTCGCCGATGGCTCCTCCGTCACCCGCAATGCCTTCATTACAAACTTCCCCTCGGAGCAGCGCTCATCCATCCCCAAGGAGCTCGGtctgaagatgaaggataaCAAGATCGACACCAATATCGATGGGATGCGGACGAGCCTGCCAGGTGTGTTCGCTGTCGGCGATGCCAACAGCGATGGGAGCACCAACGTGCCGCATGCCATGTTCAGCGGGAAGAGAGCTGCTGTCTTTGTTCACGGTATgtatcttttttttccctaCAGATGTCGAACTTGGGCAGATTACTAATGATCCCTATCAACAGTCGAAATGGCCCGCGAGGAATCCCGGGCTGCCGTGTCCAAGCGGACTCTGCCTTCTAAACGGGccatggagaaggaagcagagagACGCATGGGAAGCGATCTGGAGAAGCTATGGGAGCGCGTTCGTCGTGCCTAATCAAGACGCATGCCATGAACCTACATATCATTAGTACTATACGGTTAGAGACGATAGTAAGCTTAATTTTAAAGTGTGCAACAGAGGGATATGGCATTACCCTCTTCCAACATTCACGTATTACTTGATTATTGCACAACCAtagcctcttcctcgccccTCCCAAATCATATTATCAGCGTTACTTTGTTTCACACTCCCCCACACTAGGACGCATCTCCGCTTGTGATACAACCACATCCACCTTAGCAGATACAAAAC carries:
- a CDS encoding glucan 1,3-alpha-glucosidase ROT2; the encoded protein is MARSSSSLSRWTLLLALVVILGCLVVPGVTVKHENFKKCSQSGFCKRNRAFADDVSAQGASWISPYELDPSSIHFKDGQLQGTILKSISANEKVKLPLVISFLESGAARIVVDEEKRMKGEIDLRHNSQVRKERYNEAEQWALVGGLESSKTAAVDTESETGFTKVLYGPDNKFQAIIRHAPFSVDFQRDGQSHVRVNHKGFLNVEHWRPKVDVAEGDSVQEKSIPQQDESTWWEETFGGNTDSKPKGPESIGLDITFPGYSHVFGIPEHADSMSLKETRGGDGNHAEPYRMYNTDVFEYELNSPMTLYGAIPFMQAHKKDSTVGVFWLNAAETWVDIVKSKSSPDPLSLGVGSKTDTQTHWFSESGRIDLFVFLGPTPQEISKTYGELTGYTQLPQQFAIAYHQCRWNYVTDEDVKEVDRKFDKYQIPYDVIWLDIEYTDDRKYFTWDPLSFPDPKGMEEQLDDSERKLVVIIDPHIKNKEGYSISEELKGKDLAIKNKGGETYDGWCWPGSSHWVDCFNPEAIKWWTGLFKYDKFKGTQPNVFIWNDMNEPSVFNGPETTMPKDNIHYGNWEHRDVHNVNGLTFINATYNALLERKKGVVRRPFVLTRSFYAGAQRVSAMWTGDNQATWEHLAASLPMVLNNGIAGFPFAGADVGGFFQNPSKELLTRWYQAGIWYPFFRAHAHIDTRRREPYLIAEPFRSIISQAIRLRYQLLPAWYTAFHEASVNGMPIVRPQYYVHPADEQGFAIDDQLYLGSTGLLAKPVVVEGATTTDIYIADDEKYYDYYDFTVYQGAGRRHTVPSPIEKVPLLMQGGHIIPRKDRARRSSGLMRWDPYTLVIVLDKNGKAEGTLYVDDGESFNYQQGAYIHRRFKFEKSTLLSEDIGTKGSKTAEYLKSMTNVRVQKVVVVDAPKEWQGRTSVTVIEDGAKMASTAPLEYHAQQAGKAAYAVVKKPDVGIGKTWKIEF
- a CDS encoding PQ-loop repeat-containing protein, with product MYLISLALEYGAPLFLITSPITSYTDQILSIHRSRNSGGFSLDIPLIMLVASILKVFYWFGHYYSLSLLVQAVIMIGVQIVLLKVALDNRPSPGVKNSVEHVPFSNLDEKGFARPYEFWQWKSAKPYWMFLAYFVGALSFVQILLPPIARSDFYVSLLGYAGLAVEAILPLPQIVANHRTRSCKGFRVSVLAAWILGDVMKMSYFFCSKEVIPWAFRLCGMFQCACDLYLGVQFWMYARHTLRAAGGPRHNTASWPAGEKDIRMT
- the chi4 gene encoding glycoside hydrolase family 18 protein, yielding MSLLAQLLALTAAAASLERVYAKLDLSSSSNVAVYWGQNSFRGTGDLAQQRLSYYCDGESFMFGYFQVNVLMETSLDPKIDVFELAFLIRINGQGGVPEVNFSNANDNCTLFKDTNLLKCPQIGEDITTCQKKGKTILLSIGGATYSEGGFSSEPAAKAGAELVWQTFGPPSINATAHRPFGNASVDGFDFDFEASVSNVAPFANRLRELMDADHRRDYFLTAAPQCPYPDAADKDILNGPVSVDAVFVQFYNNWCGLNSFEAGESKQNSFNFEVWDNWAKTVSLNKKAKVFLGVPANTGAAGSGYVPVDTLKPIIEYSKKFSSFGGVMMWDVTQAYGNTGFLDGVAQALGKTASHVRRSCRYRPYGWF
- a CDS encoding NAD(P)/FAD-dependent oxidoreductase gives rise to the protein MAPKSLLYTIFSSLAVALAASVPHTDYEVMIIGGGPSGLSAASGLSRVRRKNIVFDSGEYRNGPTRNMHDVIGNDGAVPSDFRALARNQISKYNQTTWVNEKVDSVRVITDEERNTTYFRASVAGETYTARKLILGTGMKDILPETPGLDEAWGKGVYWCPWCDGWEHRDQPFGILGSLVDVVGSVLEVYTLNTDIIAFVNGTQTPKAEAKLAEKYPNWKKQLEAYNIVLNNETVKSIERVQNGEDVYDDQGRQFDIFRVNLADGSSVTRNAFITNFPSEQRSSIPKELGLKMKDNKIDTNIDGMRTSLPGVFAVGDANSDGSTNVPHAMFSGKRAAVFVHVEMAREESRAAVSKRTLPSKRAMEKEAERRMGSDLEKLWERVRRA